In one Paenibacillus sp. JQZ6Y-1 genomic region, the following are encoded:
- a CDS encoding ABC transporter permease has translation MMTFLYELRKHGALFLMALPALVLLVLFNYLPMFGVILAFKNYNFYDGILGSPWAGLDNFKYLFKGDAWLITRNTLLYNFVFIIVGLVLSVAMAIVLDEIRSRFLSKTYQTILIMPYFLSWTIVALIFYAFLSADKGIINQIISSLGFHPINFYTETTYWPYILVFVFFWKSVGYNSIIYLASVTGISPDYYEAATIDGANKWQQIRYITLPCLKLIIIIMTILSIGKIFYADFGLFYQVTYNSGALYPVTQVIDTYVYNGLTTMGNYGMTAAAGLYQSFVGFVLVLFTNWVVKKIDRDSALF, from the coding sequence ATCATGACATTTCTGTACGAATTGCGTAAGCATGGGGCGCTGTTCCTGATGGCACTACCGGCATTGGTACTGTTGGTGCTGTTTAACTACTTACCAATGTTCGGTGTCATTCTAGCATTCAAAAACTATAACTTCTACGACGGCATTCTCGGCAGCCCGTGGGCAGGGCTCGACAATTTCAAATATCTGTTCAAAGGCGATGCGTGGCTCATTACGCGTAATACGCTGCTGTACAACTTTGTGTTTATTATCGTAGGTCTGGTGCTATCGGTAGCGATGGCAATTGTGCTGGATGAGATTCGCAGCCGCTTTCTATCCAAGACATATCAGACGATTCTGATTATGCCGTACTTTCTGTCATGGACGATTGTGGCGCTGATCTTTTACGCCTTTCTGAGTGCAGACAAAGGGATTATCAATCAGATCATCTCGTCGCTCGGCTTTCATCCGATCAATTTTTACACGGAAACGACGTATTGGCCTTACATCCTCGTATTCGTCTTTTTCTGGAAAAGTGTTGGCTACAACAGCATCATCTATCTCGCCTCTGTCACTGGCATCTCGCCCGATTATTATGAGGCGGCAACGATCGACGGTGCGAACAAATGGCAGCAGATTCGCTACATCACGCTGCCATGCCTGAAGCTGATTATCATCATCATGACCATCCTCAGTATCGGCAAAATCTTTTACGCTGACTTTGGGCTGTTTTATCAGGTGACGTACAACTCAGGGGCGCTATATCCGGTCACGCAGGTCATTGATACGTATGTATACAACGGTCTGACCACAATGGGCAATTATGGCATGACCGCGGCTGCTGGACTGTATCAGTCGTTTGTTGGCTTTGTACTCGTCCTCTTCACCAACTGGGTTGTCAAAAAAATCGACCGTGACAGCGCGCTGTTCTAA
- a CDS encoding carbohydrate ABC transporter permease, with product MEQTSNRFNQLPRSWNLVFNVILVVLCIICIIPIILVYAISFTSESSLAAKGYQFWPSEWSLAAYGYIFRNGDQIIQSAYVTIGVTVIGTLFSLIVTALFAYVLSRRDFRYRNIMAFFLFFTMLFNGGLVPSYIVNTNVLHLGDSFWILILPYSLSAFNVIILRTFMQQSIETAILEAARIDGAGEWYIFARIVLPLSKPGLATIGLFTLVTYWNDWFLGQLYITNPKLVSLQYMLMKLQSNIDFVTNNATSATNNMLMAQIPAEGARMAILVIVLTPILCAYPFFQKYFVKGLTIGGIKG from the coding sequence ATGGAACAAACATCCAACCGTTTTAATCAACTGCCGCGCAGCTGGAATCTGGTGTTCAATGTCATTCTGGTTGTGTTGTGCATCATCTGTATCATTCCGATCATTCTCGTGTATGCCATTTCCTTTACCAGCGAATCCAGTCTGGCGGCAAAAGGATACCAGTTCTGGCCCTCGGAATGGAGCCTAGCGGCGTACGGGTATATTTTCCGTAATGGCGATCAAATTATTCAGTCGGCGTATGTGACGATTGGTGTGACCGTGATCGGCACGCTGTTCAGTCTCATCGTCACCGCACTGTTCGCGTATGTACTATCACGTCGTGATTTTCGTTATCGCAATATTATGGCGTTCTTCCTGTTCTTCACGATGCTATTCAACGGTGGTCTGGTGCCGTCGTATATCGTGAATACGAATGTACTGCATCTGGGCGACTCATTCTGGATTCTGATCCTGCCATATTCGCTTAGTGCATTCAATGTCATTATTTTGCGGACCTTTATGCAGCAGTCGATTGAGACGGCGATTCTGGAAGCAGCGCGGATTGATGGGGCAGGGGAGTGGTATATTTTCGCACGGATTGTTCTGCCGCTGTCCAAGCCCGGTCTAGCGACTATCGGATTGTTCACACTGGTAACATACTGGAATGACTGGTTTCTCGGTCAGCTGTACATCACCAATCCGAAGCTGGTCAGTCTGCAATATATGCTGATGAAGCTGCAATCCAATATCGACTTTGTGACCAATAATGCGACCTCAGCAACCAACAATATGCTGATGGCACAGATTCCGGCAGAAGGAGCACGCATGGCGATTCTAGTCATCGTACTAACACCGATTCTATGTGCGTATCCATTTTTCCAAAAGTATTTTGTCAAAGGTCTGACGATTGGCGGGATCAAAGGGTAA
- a CDS encoding ABC transporter substrate-binding protein, with the protein MNKRLLHKPACMIAMLVMFCLLLSACGSSTAPTASSGTATTTESGTEASTTADSNASATRTIDTAKGNITIPTNPQRIISTYYHGTLLALGLKPVAANKEWWMGSPFLKEQEQGIEDIGAPTSMEKVISLNPDLIVINDFDVEAYDQFSKIAPTLYVPYTAYNNPKEEIQLFGKLLGREQQAQAWLTQYDEAASAAREKIKDVTKPGETAVLINVRDKDISILGDNYGRGGYALYDGLQFKPLDNVKKEVIDSGKQILPIQLESLPEYANADHIFICFNDGTTEAQKNAVLNSAIWKNLPAVQSGQVYDLPYDTFSFYDPESIIGQMGLLADMIVDKNKQ; encoded by the coding sequence ATGAATAAACGGCTGCTTCACAAGCCAGCCTGCATGATAGCGATGTTGGTGATGTTCTGCCTGCTGCTCTCCGCATGTGGATCGTCCACTGCTCCAACCGCCTCATCCGGCACAGCAACGACAACAGAATCTGGCACGGAGGCAAGTACAACAGCCGATAGCAACGCATCGGCAACACGCACGATTGATACCGCCAAAGGCAACATCACCATTCCAACCAATCCACAGCGCATCATTTCTACCTATTATCATGGTACGCTGCTGGCGCTTGGTCTGAAGCCAGTTGCTGCCAACAAGGAATGGTGGATGGGAAGCCCGTTTCTGAAGGAGCAGGAACAAGGCATCGAAGACATCGGCGCACCAACTTCAATGGAAAAAGTGATCTCGCTTAATCCCGATCTGATCGTGATTAACGACTTCGATGTGGAAGCATATGATCAATTCAGCAAAATCGCTCCAACATTGTACGTTCCCTACACGGCGTACAACAATCCCAAAGAAGAAATCCAATTGTTCGGCAAGCTGCTTGGGCGTGAGCAGCAAGCGCAGGCATGGCTAACTCAATACGATGAAGCTGCCAGCGCAGCCCGCGAGAAGATCAAGGATGTTACCAAACCGGGCGAAACTGCCGTGCTGATCAACGTACGTGACAAGGACATCTCGATTCTCGGCGACAACTACGGTCGCGGCGGATATGCACTTTACGACGGCTTACAATTCAAGCCGCTGGACAATGTAAAAAAAGAAGTGATCGATAGCGGTAAGCAAATTTTGCCGATTCAATTGGAAAGCTTGCCGGAATACGCCAATGCAGATCATATCTTTATCTGCTTCAACGATGGTACGACAGAAGCACAGAAAAATGCGGTGCTGAACAGCGCAATCTGGAAAAACCTGCCCGCTGTCCAAAGTGGTCAAGTGTACGACCTACCGTATGACACGTTCTCCTTCTACGATCCAGAATCCATCATTGGACAAATGGGTTTACTCGCAGATATGATCGTAGACAAAAATAAGCAGTAA
- a CDS encoding AraC family transcriptional regulator, translated as MFLKKQLVRRGSDTYTYYRLVESYRNADGKVRHRTVRYVGKLDDAQAAALRQMLQHCTTKMQVFDWIDALKQPDVLEQASVSVHVDQAELSDMERNGDKAGLHNTIAIHQQSAISTLSMLPTTWIPLSFTKMYFHSTDAQEWMVADEHTLLLIGKGQAQVTIRGRMTTMGASQLLFCPAGAGVHIGGTGQQPLELYRLALREISGEQGKDASMANDTLPSFLPDELRNGDTAGIAIVLSIHSPAEMRRLCEEMEQAITHAVPTWRTLNMLACYRSFYELLHLLSLETSSDRYEEQLSFQQMIRYVQQHYREDLRRDELARKTGMTPEHFSRTFRSHKGCSFSQYLSGLRLHQARLELQLSHASLDEIARRCGYGDTHYFSRKFKQQLGMPPRQYRTAPKSYVTWNAPLTAMLLYLGIVPAAGHVDMQILRRWQEQRHAMESELLLDNGSLAAHQLELIANMPSPSLPLLDTLQPDLVFTYDNDPYADLLSEYAPVQHLPVEQYSWRQQWLWLAERVQRSEQAQVWLDRWDVMLTQVKQKLRHWLDTGETVGIYKIVSEKVYVYGNLRSMGGPLIYDGLGCHPPEKVRQQLIHTGLLNIEVPLHRLDEYAADHMIVIHYPLEHQDGQPRQGATSVMESSAWKQLPAVQAGKVHLMDRHVFYGFDPFSQQLQLQDWLDRLASYL; from the coding sequence ATGTTTTTGAAAAAGCAGCTCGTTCGACGAGGATCGGATACTTATACGTACTATAGGCTGGTGGAATCGTATCGTAATGCGGATGGCAAGGTGCGCCATCGAACGGTGCGTTATGTGGGCAAACTGGATGATGCGCAGGCGGCAGCACTTCGTCAAATGTTACAACATTGCACTACAAAGATGCAGGTGTTCGATTGGATCGATGCGTTGAAGCAACCTGATGTTTTGGAACAAGCGAGCGTGTCCGTTCATGTCGATCAGGCAGAACTATCAGACATGGAGAGGAATGGCGACAAAGCTGGATTGCACAACACTATTGCGATTCATCAGCAGTCTGCTATAAGCACTCTTAGTATGCTACCGACAACATGGATTCCATTGTCTTTTACAAAAATGTATTTCCATTCGACCGATGCACAGGAGTGGATGGTAGCCGACGAGCATACGCTGTTGTTAATAGGCAAAGGGCAAGCGCAGGTGACGATTCGCGGACGGATGACGACAATGGGCGCTTCGCAGCTTCTATTTTGCCCTGCGGGTGCGGGGGTACATATTGGCGGTACAGGACAGCAGCCGCTGGAATTGTATCGGCTTGCTTTGCGGGAAATATCGGGCGAGCAAGGCAAGGATGCAAGCATGGCGAATGATACGTTGCCTTCGTTTTTGCCTGATGAACTGAGGAATGGTGATACTGCGGGAATAGCGATTGTGTTATCCATCCACTCCCCTGCGGAGATGCGGCGGTTATGTGAGGAGATGGAACAGGCTATAACGCATGCAGTACCAACATGGCGCACACTGAATATGCTGGCTTGTTACCGAAGCTTTTATGAATTACTGCATTTGCTGTCGTTGGAAACGTCGAGTGATAGGTATGAGGAGCAGCTTTCTTTTCAGCAAATGATCAGGTATGTGCAACAGCATTACCGCGAGGACTTACGTCGGGACGAGCTAGCGCGTAAAACAGGCATGACGCCAGAGCACTTCTCGCGTACATTTCGCAGTCATAAAGGCTGCTCGTTCAGCCAGTATTTGAGCGGATTGCGGCTGCATCAGGCACGGCTGGAGCTGCAATTGTCCCATGCCAGTCTGGATGAGATTGCGCGGCGCTGTGGATATGGGGATACGCATTATTTTAGCCGCAAATTCAAGCAGCAATTGGGTATGCCGCCGCGGCAGTATCGAACAGCACCCAAGTCGTATGTCACATGGAATGCGCCGTTGACTGCTATGCTGTTATATCTGGGCATTGTTCCGGCAGCAGGGCATGTGGATATGCAAATACTACGTCGTTGGCAGGAGCAAAGACATGCAATGGAATCAGAGTTGCTGTTGGATAATGGCTCGCTCGCTGCACATCAACTGGAATTGATCGCTAACATGCCCTCTCCTTCCCTGCCATTGCTAGATACGTTACAACCAGATCTGGTCTTCACCTATGACAATGATCCGTATGCAGACTTATTGAGCGAGTATGCGCCGGTACAGCATTTGCCAGTCGAGCAGTACAGTTGGCGGCAGCAATGGCTCTGGCTTGCGGAGCGTGTGCAGCGCAGCGAACAGGCGCAGGTTTGGCTGGATCGCTGGGATGTGATGCTGACGCAGGTCAAGCAGAAGCTACGTCACTGGCTGGATACGGGCGAAACGGTGGGCATTTACAAAATCGTCTCGGAAAAGGTATACGTGTATGGCAATCTGCGCAGTATGGGCGGACCGCTAATCTATGACGGACTAGGTTGTCATCCCCCCGAAAAGGTACGTCAGCAATTGATCCATACCGGCTTGCTCAATATCGAGGTTCCGCTGCATCGATTAGACGAATATGCTGCCGATCATATGATTGTGATTCATTATCCGCTGGAGCATCAGGATGGTCAGCCGCGACAAGGAGCTACTTCGGTAATGGAATCGTCCGCATGGAAACAATTACCGGCGGTACAGGCGGGCAAGGTGCACCTTATGGATCGGCATGTATTCTACGGATTTGACCCTTTTTCCCAGCAATTGCAATTACAGGATTGGCTGGATCGTCTGGCATCATATTTGTAA
- a CDS encoding DivIVA domain-containing protein, whose product MAVDENYQRKLEDQKRLFKQLGVKFDSLTIHEKDFSTKMRGYSQEEVDFFLDDVIQDYERFYKIITDLLDKYNELQRRQTYEKERAAVERDRVSAEQERATARARALEDGVERSVVTDAISSLERTIAQLKSRLDERRDNSY is encoded by the coding sequence ATGGCTGTAGATGAAAATTACCAACGCAAGCTGGAAGATCAGAAGCGTTTGTTCAAGCAGCTTGGCGTCAAATTCGATTCGCTTACGATTCATGAGAAGGATTTCTCGACCAAGATGAGAGGATATTCACAGGAAGAAGTGGATTTCTTTCTGGACGATGTGATTCAGGATTATGAGCGCTTTTACAAAATTATTACCGATTTGCTAGATAAATATAACGAGCTGCAACGCCGCCAAACGTATGAAAAGGAGCGCGCTGCCGTGGAGCGTGATCGCGTATCTGCTGAGCAGGAACGTGCTACCGCTAGAGCGCGTGCATTGGAGGATGGAGTAGAGCGTAGCGTCGTGACCGATGCGATCAGCAGCTTGGAGCGCACCATCGCTCAATTGAAGTCACGTCTGGACGAGAGACGCGACAATTCGTACTGA
- a CDS encoding TetR/AcrR family transcriptional regulator: MKTKEQDIIEAAVRLFSEKGYNATSVDEIARESGMAKASFYKFFQSKEDVLIATVLEHGRMINERIERLYATMEQTSEQKLNGFVQLHLSMMLESKIHSILMALHDKTILQNEKLLQACLQVEYQANHWCTDCLTDIYGEQVSIYVYDIIFMVRSLLMQYLFLPVIGLQPQTTHEELSRFLTGLIDEMVKNMVKYEYKPIWDWKKVTMKPECVEQSPVFQGIMIHELLLAIKRHVDGISISDEEKQELWQVLHSLEQEVIRTQRRAGMIRALLNFISGYDELAEYARKLQQIVDLRQISSPVTD; this comes from the coding sequence TTGAAGACAAAAGAACAGGATATCATCGAAGCGGCAGTTCGGCTTTTCTCGGAAAAAGGCTATAACGCGACATCGGTAGACGAAATCGCTAGAGAAAGCGGTATGGCGAAGGCTTCGTTTTATAAGTTTTTCCAGAGTAAAGAAGACGTTCTGATCGCTACCGTCCTGGAGCACGGGCGTATGATCAACGAGCGGATTGAACGGCTGTATGCCACCATGGAGCAGACGTCAGAACAGAAGCTGAACGGATTTGTACAGCTACATCTGAGCATGATGCTAGAGAGTAAGATTCATTCTATTCTGATGGCGCTGCATGACAAGACGATTTTGCAAAATGAGAAGTTGTTGCAGGCGTGCTTGCAGGTGGAGTATCAGGCGAATCACTGGTGCACCGATTGCTTGACGGATATTTATGGGGAGCAAGTGAGCATCTATGTGTACGATATTATCTTTATGGTGCGTTCGCTGCTGATGCAATATCTATTCTTGCCGGTCATCGGTTTGCAGCCCCAGACGACCCATGAGGAGCTGTCGCGCTTTCTGACTGGTTTGATTGATGAGATGGTAAAAAACATGGTCAAGTATGAGTACAAACCGATCTGGGACTGGAAAAAAGTCACCATGAAACCGGAATGTGTGGAGCAAAGCCCTGTATTTCAAGGCATTATGATTCATGAGCTGCTGCTTGCCATCAAGCGCCATGTAGACGGCATCTCCATCAGTGACGAGGAAAAGCAGGAGCTGTGGCAGGTGCTGCACTCGCTGGAGCAGGAAGTCATTCGGACGCAGCGTCGCGCGGGTATGATTCGCGCCTTGCTTAACTTTATCAGCGGATATGACGAGCTGGCGGAATATGCACGCAAGCTGCAACAAATCGTCGATCTGCGCCAGATTAGCAGCCCAGTCACCGATTGA